From a region of the Paenibacillus sp. R14(2021) genome:
- a CDS encoding extracellular solute-binding protein, which translates to MGKGARRFNLLSAAIVLTAVLTGCSDNGSGNGADSFSGNGTSKGNAAEAQAGNGSGSGAAPLTLDLYSDRAWYSDWTGPEAKRISEKTGISFNVKKPVQDDSDGKDISLMIASNSLPDVIVVDAGNKMLKQLVDGHYLYSMDELIDKYAPELRTTLNEQFGPELLTNFKEKDGKTYELVSGYPTAKYLEEAKKNSGLAPVWLPQLVVRKDYYDEIGRPDTTTPQGFLSALEQMAKNHPDKIPYLGDKGQHNGDLSWFSSQFGIAPYFADGTEVKHTIHDPNWKNMIKFGYTMASKGLLTKESFVNTGDVTAQKVAAGDAIVSALNSAAENSTPPKDNPNTKFEMLQPFSTYSYSSIPKGWMALAIPKTNKNPERTMKLLAYTASKEGQADFSFGVEGKGPDDFMSVNDGPHFYYDSSIKSDYYPQGKPSYTTSFQAALNKDWGGTWKQAGFGEPIVLLSNWAVSNAVAWNPKDEKKVAYDKLMAPKMKYYPEFNFTIDSAGELGVIEAKVKSLQQEYLPKLVFASSDAEFESTFNAMLKVADQLGIAKLEAEYTKQYAELKQKLGNSQ; encoded by the coding sequence ATGGGAAAAGGAGCAAGAAGATTCAACTTATTGTCGGCCGCAATCGTGCTGACCGCCGTGCTGACGGGTTGCTCCGATAACGGCAGCGGTAACGGAGCGGATTCGTTCTCTGGAAATGGGACGTCGAAGGGCAATGCAGCGGAGGCGCAAGCCGGAAACGGGAGCGGAAGCGGAGCGGCGCCGCTGACGCTGGATCTATATTCGGACCGCGCATGGTACAGCGATTGGACGGGGCCGGAAGCGAAACGGATTTCGGAGAAGACGGGCATTTCGTTCAATGTCAAGAAGCCGGTGCAGGACGACAGCGACGGCAAGGACATCTCGCTCATGATCGCGAGCAACAGCCTTCCGGACGTGATCGTGGTCGACGCGGGCAACAAAATGCTGAAGCAGCTGGTCGATGGTCATTATTTGTATTCCATGGACGAACTCATCGATAAATACGCGCCGGAGCTCCGAACGACATTGAACGAGCAATTCGGCCCCGAGCTGCTGACGAACTTCAAGGAGAAGGATGGCAAGACCTATGAGCTCGTCTCTGGCTACCCAACGGCCAAATACCTGGAGGAAGCCAAGAAGAACAGCGGCCTTGCACCGGTCTGGCTCCCGCAGCTCGTCGTTCGCAAGGATTATTACGACGAAATCGGCCGTCCCGACACGACGACGCCGCAAGGTTTCTTATCGGCTCTTGAGCAGATGGCGAAGAACCACCCGGACAAAATCCCGTATCTTGGCGACAAAGGTCAGCACAACGGCGATCTGAGCTGGTTTTCCTCGCAATTCGGAATCGCGCCGTATTTTGCGGACGGCACCGAGGTCAAGCATACGATCCACGACCCGAATTGGAAGAACATGATCAAATTCGGCTACACAATGGCGAGCAAGGGGCTCTTGACGAAGGAATCGTTCGTCAACACCGGCGACGTGACGGCCCAGAAAGTCGCGGCTGGGGATGCCATCGTATCGGCCTTGAACTCGGCGGCCGAGAATTCAACGCCGCCGAAGGACAATCCGAACACGAAGTTCGAGATGCTGCAGCCGTTCTCTACGTATTCTTATTCGTCGATTCCGAAAGGATGGATGGCACTCGCTATTCCGAAGACCAACAAGAACCCCGAGCGCACGATGAAGCTGCTCGCGTACACCGCCTCCAAGGAAGGCCAGGCCGACTTCTCCTTCGGCGTCGAAGGCAAGGGACCGGACGACTTCATGAGCGTCAATGACGGTCCGCACTTCTACTATGATAGCTCGATTAAGAGCGATTATTATCCTCAAGGCAAGCCGAGCTACACAACGAGTTTTCAAGCCGCGCTCAATAAGGATTGGGGCGGTACGTGGAAGCAAGCGGGCTTCGGCGAGCCGATCGTCCTCCTCTCCAACTGGGCGGTGTCTAACGCCGTGGCATGGAATCCGAAGGACGAGAAGAAAGTCGCTTACGACAAGCTGATGGCGCCGAAAATGAAATATTACCCCGAATTCAATTTCACGATCGACAGCGCCGGCGAGCTTGGTGTGATCGAGGCCAAGGTCAAGTCGCTGCAGCAGGAATACCTGCCGAAGCTGGTCTTCGCGTCATCGGACGCCGAGTTTGAGTCGACCTTCAATGCGATGTTAAAAGTGGCCGACCAGCTCGGCATCGCCAAGCTGGAAGCTGAATACACCAAGCAATATGCGGAACTGAAGCAGAAGCTAGGCAATTCACAATAA
- a CDS encoding carbohydrate ABC transporter permease has translation MHTKIRLTREDKAVNAVAIILSLLTFLAAFYPLYYLLVYSLNDPADAASGGLYLLPREWTLMNYKLIFQDDQLLRAFLVTVARTAIGTFTGVLFTAVVAYALSKKRLKFRRVYAMIGLVTMYVNGGLIPTYLLLQKVHLLNSFWVYIIPALFNIYNALLFMAFFRQMPEELEESAKVDGAGEFYILFRIILPLSKPVLATVSLFVAVNHWNDWFSSAYFVSDQRLWTVPTVIVRLLSDTSMLTNIQNMPPSVQADPLSSMLAIKYATLIVTIVPITLVYPFIQKYFVQGMMVGAIKA, from the coding sequence GTGCATACGAAAATCCGGTTGACGCGTGAAGACAAGGCAGTGAACGCCGTTGCCATCATCTTGTCTCTGCTGACATTTCTGGCGGCGTTCTACCCGCTGTATTATTTGCTGGTGTATTCGTTGAACGATCCGGCGGACGCGGCGAGCGGTGGGTTGTATCTGCTCCCGCGGGAATGGACGCTCATGAATTACAAGCTTATTTTTCAGGACGACCAGCTGTTACGCGCTTTCTTGGTGACGGTTGCCCGTACGGCAATCGGTACGTTCACCGGCGTGCTATTCACGGCTGTCGTCGCGTACGCGCTGTCAAAGAAACGGCTCAAGTTCCGGCGCGTTTACGCCATGATCGGGCTGGTAACGATGTATGTGAACGGCGGTCTGATTCCGACCTATCTCTTGCTGCAGAAGGTTCATCTGTTGAATTCGTTCTGGGTGTATATCATTCCGGCGTTGTTTAACATCTACAACGCGCTTCTGTTCATGGCGTTCTTCCGGCAGATGCCCGAGGAATTGGAGGAATCTGCGAAGGTAGATGGCGCGGGGGAGTTCTACATTCTGTTTCGGATCATCCTACCGCTCTCGAAGCCCGTACTCGCAACCGTGTCGTTGTTCGTCGCGGTCAACCATTGGAACGATTGGTTCAGCTCCGCGTATTTCGTCTCGGACCAGCGCCTTTGGACTGTGCCGACAGTCATCGTACGGCTGCTGTCGGACACAAGCATGCTAACTAACATCCAGAACATGCCGCCATCCGTGCAAGCGGACCCACTGTCCTCGATGTTGGCGATCAAATACGCCACGCTTATCGTAACGATCGTGCCGATTACCCTGGTGTATCCGTTTATCCAGAAATATTTCGTGCAAGGGATGATGGTCGGTGCGATCAAAGCTTGA
- a CDS encoding sugar ABC transporter permease, producing the protein MNRRDKRLSRGSGSRSRGIGSQLPLQLMVLPGMLFLLVFAYTPLAGNIIAFQDFKIVDGFGGSSFVGLANFREMFADPTFYQAMKNTVLLSLFYLVIVFPAPLFFALLMNEIPFLRLRKLVQTTSYLPYFVSFAMVASMWIFLLDSKGMLNQSLTTLHLIKHPIEFWTEPGLFRPLATLVGLWKEVGWGAIIYLAAIAGINPDLYEAAKMDGAGRLKRITHITLPNLIPLFAILFILKIGTLFNGNLDQSMLLGNAFNKDTSYVIEYYSLQMGLELTRYSYATAVSLFQAAVSLVLVVFANWFSGRVSGNRLF; encoded by the coding sequence ATGAACAGACGAGACAAAAGACTGAGCCGCGGCTCCGGAAGCCGATCGCGCGGCATCGGGTCGCAGCTTCCGCTGCAGCTCATGGTGCTGCCCGGCATGCTGTTCCTGCTTGTATTCGCGTACACCCCGCTGGCAGGAAACATCATCGCGTTTCAAGATTTCAAGATCGTAGACGGTTTCGGCGGCAGCTCGTTCGTCGGATTGGCCAACTTCCGGGAAATGTTCGCGGATCCGACGTTCTATCAGGCGATGAAGAATACGGTGCTGCTCAGCCTGTTCTACCTCGTCATTGTTTTCCCGGCGCCGCTGTTTTTTGCGCTGTTGATGAACGAAATTCCGTTCCTTCGGCTGCGTAAACTCGTGCAGACGACCAGCTACCTGCCGTACTTCGTATCCTTTGCCATGGTCGCCTCCATGTGGATCTTTCTGCTGGACAGTAAGGGAATGCTCAACCAATCATTGACGACGCTTCATTTGATCAAGCATCCAATCGAGTTTTGGACCGAGCCGGGACTATTCCGGCCGCTGGCGACGTTGGTCGGCTTGTGGAAGGAAGTCGGTTGGGGCGCCATCATCTACCTCGCTGCGATTGCCGGCATCAACCCGGATCTGTATGAAGCTGCCAAGATGGACGGCGCGGGCAGGTTGAAGCGGATTACGCATATTACGCTGCCCAATCTCATCCCGTTGTTCGCGATTCTTTTCATCCTGAAGATCGGAACGCTGTTCAACGGCAACCTCGACCAGTCGATGCTGCTCGGCAATGCGTTCAATAAAGATACGTCTTACGTCATCGAGTATTATTCGCTGCAGATGGGACTCGAGCTGACTCGCTATTCCTACGCAACGGCCGTAAGCCTATTTCAGGCTGCAGTCTCGCTCGTGCTCGTGGTGTTCGCCAACTGGTTTTCCGGCCGAGTGTCGGGTAACCGCTTGTTTTAA
- a CDS encoding sensor histidine kinase yields MSKRYRLGQLSMRYRVMVVFFILIVGPFLLVGYLALSKSEKTIRSTNLDAIVLTGKNLDYYFRYVQKEQDKLMASGDMQQLMTEANRLPADDLTFTDKLLAYTDGVNYDNQLFKIRILPLDPSILPTYVKSIYGQTNLKQQEWYTRIVAQGRSYWKVFEPADLPGVILEPTLSRVERLHSLKTFGPLGIVVMDIRPSVLADFIYPVKQFQHQLILLMDGDNQLVYATNGHYGDSVLEPELRRILGGSAVSGKIVYNGERSIVNITSLLEHGLKLVSITPVRDLDNSVSVLNRLNYTLLLFYFFVAISLAAYISVTYTNPISALTRQMKAAARNGFNEGAITESRFASRRDEIGWLYRGMYNMTREINTLLMETKASEKRKKELEFEVLNYQINPHFLYNTLDTIRWKAEAYQAGEIGEMASSLAALFRLTLNRGKEITTVRRELELLKAYLNIEKNRQEVPIPVMFMVEEELQDLPLMRLILQPLVENAIRHGIADKGEEGMILVQGSLEGERIVFRITDNGPGIPEAIRRTLLDPKAAASIEREGGLGLINVHDRLRHYFGDPFGLEVLSELNRGTTVVLLHPVLPAGGMVDE; encoded by the coding sequence ATGAGTAAGAGGTATCGCCTGGGGCAGCTGTCCATGCGGTACCGCGTGATGGTTGTTTTCTTCATCCTGATCGTAGGGCCGTTCCTGCTGGTCGGATATCTGGCATTGTCCAAATCGGAGAAGACGATCCGAAGCACGAACCTAGACGCCATCGTCCTGACGGGCAAGAACCTCGATTATTACTTTCGGTACGTTCAGAAAGAACAGGACAAGCTCATGGCGTCGGGTGACATGCAGCAGCTGATGACGGAGGCAAACCGACTACCGGCGGATGATCTTACATTCACAGACAAGCTGCTCGCTTATACGGACGGCGTTAATTACGACAATCAGCTGTTCAAAATCCGCATTCTGCCGCTGGATCCGTCGATCCTCCCAACATACGTGAAGTCGATCTACGGGCAGACCAATCTGAAGCAGCAGGAATGGTATACCCGGATCGTGGCCCAAGGCCGTTCCTACTGGAAAGTATTCGAGCCTGCGGATTTGCCGGGCGTTATTCTCGAGCCAACGCTGAGCCGCGTCGAACGGCTGCACAGCCTAAAGACATTCGGCCCACTCGGCATCGTCGTCATGGATATCCGCCCGTCTGTCCTAGCCGACTTCATCTACCCGGTCAAGCAGTTCCAGCACCAATTGATTCTCTTGATGGACGGGGATAACCAGCTTGTTTACGCGACGAACGGCCATTACGGCGATTCGGTGCTGGAACCGGAGCTGCGCCGGATACTCGGCGGATCAGCGGTCTCAGGCAAAATCGTCTACAACGGAGAGCGATCGATCGTCAATATCACGTCGCTGCTGGAGCATGGGTTGAAGCTCGTCAGCATTACCCCCGTACGGGACCTGGACAATTCCGTATCCGTCCTGAACCGGCTTAACTACACGTTATTGCTGTTTTATTTTTTCGTGGCCATTTCATTGGCTGCTTATATCTCCGTGACGTATACGAACCCGATCTCCGCCCTTACCCGCCAGATGAAAGCGGCCGCTCGGAACGGCTTCAACGAAGGGGCGATTACCGAATCACGTTTCGCTTCCCGGCGCGACGAAATCGGCTGGCTTTACCGGGGCATGTACAACATGACGCGCGAAATCAATACGCTGCTCATGGAAACGAAGGCATCTGAGAAACGCAAGAAGGAACTAGAGTTCGAGGTACTCAATTATCAGATCAATCCCCATTTCCTCTATAATACGCTCGATACGATTCGCTGGAAGGCGGAAGCCTACCAGGCAGGCGAGATCGGCGAAATGGCTAGCTCCCTGGCGGCGCTATTTCGGTTGACACTGAACCGCGGCAAGGAAATCACAACGGTCCGACGCGAACTGGAATTGTTGAAGGCCTATCTGAATATCGAGAAGAACAGACAGGAAGTACCCATTCCCGTAATGTTCATGGTGGAAGAGGAGCTGCAGGACCTGCCGCTCATGCGCCTCATCCTGCAGCCGCTCGTGGAGAATGCCATCCGTCACGGAATCGCCGACAAGGGTGAAGAGGGCATGATACTCGTACAGGGCAGCCTGGAAGGCGAGCGAATCGTGTTCCGCATCACCGATAACGGGCCGGGCATTCCGGAAGCTATCCGCCGCACGCTCCTGGACCCCAAGGCTGCGGCAAGCATAGAACGGGAAGGCGGGCTCGGGTTGATCAACGTTCACGATCGGCTGCGTCATTATTTCGGCGACCCGTTCGGACTGGAGGTGCTTAGCGAGCTGAATAGGGGAACGACGGTCGTCTTGTTGCATCCCGTCCTGCCGGCTGGCGGCATGGTGGATGAATAG
- a CDS encoding response regulator: MYKALIVEDEPNIRNGMIRHHLWKELGFESVLSADDGASGLALVRREPRIRLILTDIRMKKISGLEFIRQLYEQESFTGKVIILSGYDDFQYARTAMTFGVVDYLLKPVDTLELKHVIGRAMDQLEREEGQLDHLRMIEHAMPKLKEQLLNRILESPGGDDAQLQKELHAYGLAWLFDCPTALMVIEPDNLRSVADQGGTGSERLILFAIGNVVEYSLHEYEREGGSYVMFRSTQQDKWLILFDMRQRVDGSDWTWLDGLEAALRERIKRYVKISASITFASGGQGASLHALHEEAQDKLTRTRLYGYAEDAAEWNDAVEKPFREVDMLSGAQALADLISHGERDDVEWALSQFPLLVREWGIDKLRDLHRKVFEWLLEIFEAVRKTGWKQDHWRRNPLRLWEHIQTYDTVEALQGLVAGYLLQANEELRESPRNQVLQKAERYIQAHFAEQLTVQVISEHVYVTPEWLSTLFKKNFDLTVLDYITRLRMEQAKSLLQDVGLKIYQISGLVGYKDSVYFSRLFKKHTGLTPKEFRNQRGIPADE; the protein is encoded by the coding sequence GTGTACAAAGCATTGATCGTGGAAGATGAGCCGAATATCCGGAACGGAATGATCCGCCACCACTTGTGGAAAGAGTTGGGCTTCGAGAGCGTCCTGAGTGCGGACGACGGCGCGAGCGGTCTTGCGCTCGTCCGCAGGGAGCCACGGATTAGACTCATATTGACGGATATCCGCATGAAAAAAATATCCGGTTTGGAATTCATCCGGCAGTTATACGAGCAGGAATCGTTCACAGGCAAGGTGATCATTTTGAGTGGCTATGACGATTTTCAATATGCCCGGACGGCGATGACGTTCGGAGTGGTCGATTATTTGCTGAAGCCAGTCGATACCTTGGAGCTGAAGCATGTAATCGGCAGAGCCATGGATCAACTGGAACGGGAGGAAGGTCAGCTCGACCATCTGCGCATGATCGAGCATGCCATGCCGAAGCTGAAAGAACAGCTGCTGAACCGGATACTGGAGTCCCCAGGGGGCGATGACGCACAGCTGCAAAAAGAACTGCATGCATACGGGCTGGCTTGGCTGTTCGATTGCCCTACGGCGCTTATGGTGATTGAGCCGGACAACCTGCGGTCAGTCGCGGACCAGGGAGGCACGGGCAGCGAGCGGCTAATCCTGTTTGCCATCGGCAACGTCGTAGAATATTCCTTGCATGAATATGAAAGGGAGGGAGGGAGCTACGTCATGTTCCGCTCCACCCAACAGGATAAATGGTTGATTTTGTTCGACATGAGACAGCGCGTGGACGGAAGCGATTGGACATGGTTGGACGGACTGGAAGCGGCCTTACGCGAGCGGATCAAGCGGTATGTGAAAATCAGCGCCAGCATTACGTTTGCTTCAGGAGGGCAAGGTGCTTCCCTTCATGCGCTGCACGAAGAGGCGCAGGACAAGCTGACCCGCACCCGTCTGTACGGATACGCCGAAGACGCTGCGGAATGGAACGATGCGGTCGAGAAGCCGTTCCGCGAAGTCGATATGCTATCTGGGGCGCAGGCGCTGGCCGATCTTATCAGCCACGGCGAGCGGGATGACGTCGAATGGGCGTTGTCCCAATTCCCACTGCTCGTAAGAGAATGGGGCATCGACAAGCTGCGGGACCTGCACCGCAAGGTGTTCGAATGGCTGCTCGAAATTTTCGAGGCCGTGCGCAAAACGGGGTGGAAGCAGGATCATTGGCGGCGTAATCCGTTGCGTTTATGGGAGCATATCCAGACCTACGACACGGTCGAAGCGCTGCAAGGACTGGTCGCCGGTTATTTGCTTCAAGCAAACGAAGAACTGCGGGAATCGCCTCGTAATCAGGTGCTGCAGAAGGCGGAACGGTATATCCAGGCTCATTTCGCGGAACAGCTGACGGTGCAGGTCATCTCGGAGCATGTCTACGTGACGCCGGAATGGCTGAGCACGCTGTTCAAGAAAAATTTCGACTTGACCGTACTGGACTATATAACCCGACTTCGGATGGAGCAGGCTAAATCGCTGCTGCAGGACGTCGGTCTGAAAATTTATCAAATTAGCGGCCTGGTCGGATACAAGGATTCGGTTTATTTCTCCCGTTTGTTCAAGAAGCATACCGGCCTGACGCCGAAGGAATTTCGCAACCAGAGGGGGATTCCGGCCGATGAGTAA
- a CDS encoding CapA family protein gives MSKEIVIVAVGDLLMKPLLIQLLRTGGQAVGTDDQGETTYAFERMFEPVTRYLQDAHLTIGNLETTFAGGPDISFNKTRRNPKNGNPVFKSPDAFAPALSAAGFDVVATANNHCADYGVRGLIRTLDVLDKNGLVHVGTYRTAQEARALCVRNVEGVRIGILSYTRDTNGMPVPKGQPAGVKKLVRARIKNDLERLRTAVDFIIVCMHCGLEYEVSPAAHQKEWVRFLFRNGADVVLGSHPHVLQPAVTRTVKDVTGRTRKRFAIYSLGNFISTRLHGKDAALTGIIVRIKLRKNSDGTVRLVGVEGVPTWVSIMKKCKPAMCRIVPLHEAIRKRDEYPAEQLVRMKRAYQGTLRMYRGVLPFPVDES, from the coding sequence ATGTCGAAGGAAATTGTAATTGTGGCGGTCGGCGATCTGTTGATGAAGCCGTTGCTCATCCAATTGCTTCGTACCGGCGGGCAAGCGGTTGGCACGGACGATCAAGGAGAGACAACCTACGCGTTCGAGCGGATGTTCGAACCGGTTACCCGTTATTTGCAAGACGCGCATTTGACGATAGGCAATCTGGAAACTACCTTCGCCGGCGGTCCGGATATCAGCTTCAATAAGACGAGACGCAATCCAAAGAACGGCAATCCGGTGTTCAAAAGCCCGGACGCTTTCGCGCCGGCGCTGTCGGCGGCCGGCTTCGACGTGGTCGCGACAGCCAACAACCATTGCGCGGATTACGGCGTTCGCGGACTCATACGGACGCTAGACGTGCTCGACAAGAACGGGCTCGTCCACGTCGGAACGTACCGGACTGCACAGGAAGCGCGGGCGCTCTGCGTGCGGAATGTCGAAGGCGTCCGTATCGGCATCCTGTCGTATACGCGGGATACGAACGGCATGCCCGTACCGAAGGGACAGCCGGCAGGTGTCAAAAAGCTCGTACGCGCGAGGATAAAGAACGATCTGGAACGGCTGCGAACAGCCGTGGATTTTATTATCGTGTGCATGCATTGCGGACTCGAATACGAGGTAAGCCCGGCCGCCCACCAGAAGGAGTGGGTCCGCTTCCTGTTCCGGAACGGCGCGGACGTGGTGCTGGGATCGCATCCGCATGTCCTTCAGCCGGCGGTGACACGAACGGTGAAGGACGTCACAGGACGGACGAGAAAACGGTTCGCCATCTACTCTCTCGGCAACTTTATCTCCACCCGACTGCACGGCAAAGACGCGGCTCTGACCGGCATCATCGTTAGAATCAAGCTTCGCAAAAATTCCGACGGCACCGTCCGGCTCGTCGGCGTCGAGGGCGTGCCAACCTGGGTAAGCATCATGAAGAAATGCAAACCCGCGATGTGCCGCATCGTGCCGCTGCATGAAGCGATTAGAAAACGGGACGAATACCCCGCGGAACAGTTGGTGCGGATGAAACGCGCCTATCAAGGCACGCTGCGCATGTACAGGGGGGTACTGCCATTTCCGGTTGACGAGTCTTAA
- a CDS encoding GNAT family N-acetyltransferase — protein sequence MEERLGTLKNLFEFAAYDLSELSCTSINESGSYLLNLNVKDWIDDDNYDLYFIRANEELAGFVIIKRILEEDMYYLNHFFILRKYRGKQVGKQAAIKAFNTYHGNWRVSEFDWNTPAQIFWRKVIKAYTNDEFTENRRKDNKGPAQEFKNYKQ from the coding sequence GTGGAAGAGAGATTAGGGACTTTAAAAAATCTCTTTGAATTTGCTGCTTATGATCTCTCAGAGTTAAGTTGCACTAGCATTAATGAAAGTGGATCGTATTTGTTGAATCTAAATGTAAAAGATTGGATCGATGATGATAACTATGATTTATATTTTATTCGAGCCAATGAAGAATTAGCGGGGTTTGTAATTATTAAACGTATATTGGAAGAGGATATGTACTATCTTAATCACTTTTTTATCTTGAGGAAATATCGCGGAAAACAAGTAGGAAAACAAGCGGCGATAAAAGCATTTAATACGTATCATGGAAATTGGAGAGTCAGTGAATTCGATTGGAACACTCCGGCACAAATCTTTTGGAGAAAAGTAATCAAGGCGTATACAAACGACGAATTTACTGAAAATCGAAGAAAAGACAACAAAGGGCCTGCACAAGAGTTTAAGAACTACAAACAGTAA
- a CDS encoding GNAT family N-acetyltransferase: MDISIRNANHDDYESLLPMFWQVHNLHVIERPDLYKKNSTPVGKEFFNNQLKDDKQHIFVAVLGSEIVGVVVLKEEDIPENSFVNARKVLLVNSLCVADTIRKKGIGSKLMKYVFDFARGLEVDRIELGVSETNQNAIDFYKSIGMTTKSRKMEFRLH, from the coding sequence ATGGATATTTCTATCCGAAATGCGAATCATGATGATTACGAGTCGTTATTACCTATGTTTTGGCAAGTTCATAATTTGCACGTTATCGAACGACCAGACCTATACAAAAAGAACTCGACTCCAGTGGGGAAAGAGTTCTTTAATAACCAACTCAAAGATGATAAGCAGCATATCTTTGTGGCTGTTTTAGGTAGTGAAATCGTCGGTGTCGTTGTTTTGAAGGAAGAAGATATACCTGAAAATTCATTTGTTAATGCAAGAAAGGTCTTACTTGTTAATAGCTTATGTGTTGCTGATACGATTAGGAAAAAGGGTATCGGAAGTAAACTCATGAAATATGTTTTTGACTTCGCAAGAGGATTGGAAGTTGATCGTATTGAATTGGGGGTTTCAGAGACGAATCAAAATGCAATCGATTTTTACAAATCAATTGGAATGACAACAAAAAGTAGAAAAATGGAGTTTAGATTACACTAA
- a CDS encoding DUF1003 domain-containing protein — MNTTFSDRLADHIAKFGGSWTFIGYFCALLAAWMVWNTIPFIKSAHFDEPPFILLNLCLSFLAAFQAPIIMMSQNRQNARDKHESVIDFAINYKAEQEIDDIQNHLHLIITY, encoded by the coding sequence GTGAATACAACATTTTCTGATCGTCTTGCAGATCATATCGCCAAGTTTGGCGGAAGCTGGACGTTTATCGGTTACTTTTGTGCATTGCTAGCGGCTTGGATGGTATGGAATACGATCCCTTTCATCAAGTCTGCTCACTTCGACGAACCTCCATTTATTCTTCTGAACCTGTGCTTATCTTTTCTTGCTGCCTTTCAAGCGCCAATCATTATGATGAGCCAAAATCGACAAAATGCCAGAGATAAACATGAGTCGGTCATCGATTTTGCCATTAATTATAAAGCAGAACAAGAAATCGATGATATTCAAAACCACCTGCACCTAATCATTACCTATTAA
- a CDS encoding GNAT family N-acetyltransferase — MSNYVWTGEKVRLRPVLRADWEKFHNNDFDSENARSCDEVHFPRSEEGTQVWAEQRSVTTSNGDNFFMAIETLDGILVGSISTNSCNPRHGTFKYGVSIFREHWRKGYASDAIIILLRYYFEELRYIKVNANVYAFNDGSIALHEHLGFIQEGRIRNMVFTKGRHYDEYIYGLTKDEFEEMQAK, encoded by the coding sequence ATGAGTAATTACGTTTGGACAGGTGAAAAAGTTAGGCTACGTCCTGTGCTGCGGGCGGACTGGGAGAAGTTCCATAACAATGATTTTGATTCGGAGAATGCGAGAAGTTGTGACGAGGTACATTTTCCTAGATCAGAAGAAGGTACACAGGTTTGGGCCGAACAACGATCCGTTACTACCTCTAATGGAGACAATTTCTTTATGGCGATCGAAACGCTCGATGGCATACTAGTCGGAAGCATATCAACAAACAGCTGTAATCCTCGGCATGGAACCTTCAAATATGGGGTCTCTATTTTTCGTGAGCATTGGCGCAAAGGTTACGCATCTGATGCCATCATAATTTTACTGCGGTATTACTTTGAGGAATTACGATATATCAAGGTCAACGCTAACGTATATGCATTTAATGATGGTTCAATAGCATTACATGAGCATCTAGGGTTCATTCAAGAGGGAAGAATAAGAAACATGGTGTTCACTAAGGGCCGACATTATGACGAATATATCTATGGCCTGACTAAAGACGAATTCGAAGAGATGCAAGCTAAGTGA